The uncultured Dysgonomonas sp. genome contains the following window.
CCCGCTAAGTACATATTTGTTGCCCCGGATCTTCTGGCTGTATGAGTTGTAATAAATTCATATTTAGAACCTACAGTACTAACTCTTTTTCCCCCTCTCGTTTTGGTTAGTAAAACTTCATCGTTTATTCCGGCGAGTTTCCCTATTTCCTTAATCTGCTTATTATGTTTTTGCCCTGATATGGGTTTGGGTAATATATTGCTGCGTCTTTCGAGTATTTCTTTTAATAAATGATGCATGGGAACGAATACTCGTTTATCTTTTTTCAACGTCCAGATGCCAATCAAATCATCTTTAAAATTCGCATTTTCAAGTCTGGAATAATCGGAATGACGAAGGGCCGTAAAGCAGCCAATCAAGAATCGATCTCGTTCCTCATTTAATGACTTAATTGCAGACTTTAAATTATTTGGACGCGCATCATAGCCGTTATTGATGAGAAATTCTTCTGTAAACTTAAGATTATATATATTTACAATTTCTTCTTCTGTTAAATAAATTGAATCTGTATTTTCTTGTTCAGTCTTAAAATCTTCATCCTCATGAAAAGAAAAGTTATGCAGTTTTTGCTTCTTTGCTTGTCCCGTAAAGGTTTTTATATCCTTTATTAGACCACCTATATAGTTTTTAGTATAATAAACCTGTTTGTCGCCTTTTTTATACGTGCTGGTAAGCATCCAGTTCATAAATCTATTATAAAAGTCTATATTAATATCAATGAACCTTAATCGTACTTTATATTTTTTCTCGAAGGCCAATAATTTATTTATTGTAGTAAGATAACTTTTTTTAGTTTCTTCTTTTCGTTGGCATTCATTCCTGTATTTATGTGCAAAGTTGATTAAGTACTGCTCATCTTCTTTGTCCGATATGCCACCTGCGTCGATGTTTTTCTGTCGTATTTTTTCATTTATAGCATCTTTTACCATTAATTGTGTCGGTACCAACATGCCCCATTCATTAAATACCATTTCTATAATATCAGCCCATTCCTCCAATCTCTTATTAATAAATGACGCATCTGGATATTCACGAACTATACGACATCTATGAGTCGAAGTATTCCAATATTTAACAATAACCGTTTCCCCAACATAAATAGGATAGCGCTGACCTTTAAATCTTACAATAGCCCTAATACTACTTGTTTTTTTTGATTTATCTTTTAAAAAGAAATTAATATCCATAATTCAAGGGAAACGCTCAGGGGAACGAATAGTTTTAGTTTATAAATTTCAGATTACAAAATAACAAAAATAATTTTTATAAGATGCTTATTTTTTGTGTTCTTATATTCATTAATATGATAAGTAAGTGCTTCCTTCATGCGCACGAATCAATTTTAAAACCCTTTGATTATCACTAGATTTTCAGAGGGTTTTTGCTTTGATAGGAACGTTTGTCTTATTGCAGATTATTCATCAATACATTACTAGCCTCAAAATTTGATAAAGTAATCTCTTGTTCCAAAAATAGAGTCTCTTCCAGTTGTTTGTGCAAATAAACTTTTATCTTATTATTTTGTATACTATTTTTCGATAGAGTATATGTAATGTGTTTATATTGTTTAGATATAGTGCTTTACGTGTTGTTATATGAAGTTGAGGAAAATATTACTTTCATATGCAGCTTTCCATAAATAAATCTCATCATATAATATATAAAGCAATATTAACCCTAGACTTTTTTATTATGAGAAATATTAATTTGTATTTTAAGTTATGCCTTGTTTTAGTATTTCTATTCATGGTTGCATGTTCTGATGAAAATAGGATGCATAATTTTCCAGGAGGAACTTCGGCCAGATTGTTACCTGTTAAAGTCTCAGGAGAAAAGAATGGAGGACAGACTATATTGATTTATGATAATTATAATCGTCTTGTAAACTGTAGTTATTATCTGAAGTCGGGAGGTGGATTATCCAAATATAGCGAACTTAAAATAGAATACGATACAGATGGTTGTATTAAAAAAGCCGTTGAGCAGATTTCAGGAGGAGAAAATAATGTCTATTTGTTTACCTACGATGAATCGCAGATCGTAATACAAGATACATATTATACCCGGTATATTGATGCCGACGCACAAGGCAGAATTTTGGGAATGAAACAATCTTATAACAATGACCGAAACACATCGGTAGTATATAATTATAGTTACGACCAAAAAGGTAATATAACAAAGTACGATTTGAACAATAATTATTATTCTTATGTATATGATAATTATAACGGTATATATAGTTATGTAAATACACCTCAATGGTTTTTAGTAATCATGCTGGGTAAATCCAATTTTGTTTATAATAATTGTACTGAAATATATACATATTCTTTGGATGAGAACGGTAAGGAACAGGCTCCTGTCACTTTTAAATTAACTTACACTTACAATGATAATGGCTATCCGGTTAAATATCATATCCCTAATATGTCGTTTTGTGGAACACCTCCTTTGCCGGAGAGTGACTTTAATATAGAATATCAGGAGGCCAAAGATGTCAAATAGAATATTCTGATTATAATTTATTAATAACAAATAAAAGGACAACCTTGGTTGTCCTTTTATTTGTTATTAAACTATATTCATAATCGACATTAAGAAAAGATTATAGAAGAAGTGCAAAAGAAAGTATTAACCTACTTCAGGCTTCCTACCATATCTTCCGGGCGAACCCATTTGTCGAACTCTTCGGCGGAAAGGAATCCGGATTTAATTGCTTCCTCTTTTAATGTTGTTCCGTTTTTATGCGCAGCTTTTGCTATAGCAGCAGCTTTTTCATAACCGATATGCGTATTTAGTGCGGTAACAAGCATAAGAGAATTATCCACCAATTCCTTTATTCGTTTGTGGTTAGGCTCTATGCCTGCAACACAGTGGTCATTAAACGATTTGCTCGCGTCGCCTAATAGCTGTGCTGATTGCAAGAAATTAGCCGCGATAACGGGCTTGAAAACATTGAGCTCATAATTACCCTGTGATCCTGCGATAGAGATTGTTGTATTATTCCCCATAACTTGCACACAAACCATTGTCATGGCTTCGTTTTGAGTAGGATTTACTTTTCCCGGCATAATTGACGATCCCGGTTCGTTTTCGGGCAATATAAGTTCCCCTATACCGGAACGTGGTCCTGAACCCAGTAACCGGATATCCTGTGCTATTTTGAATAGTGCCACTGCCATTTGATTCAAAGCTCCATGTGTGCCGACAATGGCATCGTGGGAGGCCAATGCTTCAAATTTATTAGGTGCGGTAACAAAAGGCAGACCTGTAAATTTAGCGATGTATTCTGCGACCTTCACATCATATCCGTCAGGTGTATTCAGGCCTGTTCCCACAGCTGTTCCCCCCAGTGCAAGTTGAGATAAATACTTCAATGTCCCTTTAGTAGCCTCGATGGCATATTGTAATTGGATTGCATAACCGGAAAACTCCTGGCCTAAGGTTAATGGAGTTGCATCTTGCAGATGTGTCCGGCCTATTTTAACTATGTCTTTAAACTCATCCGCCTTACTGCTTAAAGACTCTTGCAGTGTACGGACTTTAGGGATTGTTTGTTCTACT
Protein-coding sequences here:
- a CDS encoding tyrosine-type recombinase/integrase — its product is MDINFFLKDKSKKTSSIRAIVRFKGQRYPIYVGETVIVKYWNTSTHRCRIVREYPDASFINKRLEEWADIIEMVFNEWGMLVPTQLMVKDAINEKIRQKNIDAGGISDKEDEQYLINFAHKYRNECQRKEETKKSYLTTINKLLAFEKKYKVRLRFIDINIDFYNRFMNWMLTSTYKKGDKQVYYTKNYIGGLIKDIKTFTGQAKKQKLHNFSFHEDEDFKTEQENTDSIYLTEEEIVNIYNLKFTEEFLINNGYDARPNNLKSAIKSLNEERDRFLIGCFTALRHSDYSRLENANFKDDLIGIWTLKKDKRVFVPMHHLLKEILERRSNILPKPISGQKHNKQIKEIGKLAGINDEVLLTKTRGGKRVSTVGSKYEFITTHTARRSGATNMYLAGIDIKFIQDLLGHSKVEQTLNYIKVSAEENAKRLMNHTYFKGEEKK
- the fumC gene encoding class II fumarate hydratase gives rise to the protein MEYRIEKDTMGEVKVPADKYWGAQTERSRNNFKIGPEASMPKEIIYAFAYLKKAAAYANADLGVLEASKRDLIAKVCDEILGGKLDDQFPLVIWQTGSGTQSNMNVNEVISNRALVLSGGRLGEKSPIHPNDDVNKSQSSNDTFPTALHIAAYKKIVEQTIPKVRTLQESLSSKADEFKDIVKIGRTHLQDATPLTLGQEFSGYAIQLQYAIEATKGTLKYLSQLALGGTAVGTGLNTPDGYDVKVAEYIAKFTGLPFVTAPNKFEALASHDAIVGTHGALNQMAVALFKIAQDIRLLGSGPRSGIGELILPENEPGSSIMPGKVNPTQNEAMTMVCVQVMGNNTTISIAGSQGNYELNVFKPVIAANFLQSAQLLGDASKSFNDHCVAGIEPNHKRIKELVDNSLMLVTALNTHIGYEKAAAIAKAAHKNGTTLKEEAIKSGFLSAEEFDKWVRPEDMVGSLK